A stretch of the Glutamicibacter sp. JL.03c genome encodes the following:
- the lysS gene encoding lysine--tRNA ligase has product MTSENNSAQPIDPNDQRQVRTDKRNQFLAKGEEAYPVGVARTHSLLEIRDKYAHLEAGEETEDVVGVAGRIVFMRNTGKLCFATLQEGGPKGEGVRLQVMLSLANVGEERLAQWKSLVDLGDHVLVSGKVISSRRGELSIMADTFDMASKALRPLPVLHADLNEETRVRQRYADLIVRNEAREMVYKRAAIVRAVRNTLENHSYVEVETPMLQLVHGGASARPFKTHLNAFDQEMTLRIATELYLKRCVVGGVDRVFEVGRIFRNEGVDSTHSPEFTTLECYEAYADQYVMAERMKEIILNAADAIGAGRTIETPRGTANLDGEWRWLSVYPGLSEAVGVEITPDTDASVLREVAAKHEVKIDPAWSAQKLVIELFGEIVEPTLIDPTFVCDYPPLAQPLARPHRSKPGVIEAWDLIIGGMERGTAFSELIDPVIQRERLTEQSLLAAGGDPEAMQLDEDFLRALEYGAPPMGGIGLGIDRLVMLFTNLGIRETILFPLLKPEA; this is encoded by the coding sequence GTGACTTCCGAAAATAATTCCGCACAGCCCATTGATCCCAACGACCAGCGACAGGTCCGCACTGACAAGCGCAACCAGTTCCTGGCCAAGGGTGAGGAAGCCTACCCTGTGGGTGTGGCCCGCACCCACTCACTGCTGGAAATCCGCGACAAGTACGCGCACCTCGAAGCCGGCGAAGAAACCGAAGATGTCGTAGGCGTTGCCGGTCGTATTGTTTTCATGCGCAACACCGGCAAGCTGTGCTTTGCCACCTTGCAGGAGGGCGGCCCCAAGGGCGAGGGCGTGCGCCTGCAGGTCATGCTGTCGCTGGCCAATGTTGGCGAAGAGCGCCTGGCGCAGTGGAAGTCCCTGGTTGACCTCGGCGACCACGTATTGGTCAGCGGCAAGGTCATCTCTTCGCGCCGCGGCGAGCTGTCCATCATGGCCGACACCTTCGACATGGCATCCAAAGCACTGCGCCCATTGCCGGTGCTGCATGCCGACCTGAACGAGGAAACCCGCGTCCGCCAGCGCTACGCAGATTTGATCGTGCGCAACGAAGCCCGCGAGATGGTCTACAAGCGTGCCGCAATCGTTCGCGCCGTGCGCAACACCCTGGAGAACCACAGCTACGTTGAGGTTGAAACCCCCATGCTGCAGCTGGTCCACGGTGGCGCTTCGGCTCGGCCATTCAAGACCCACCTGAACGCCTTTGATCAGGAAATGACCCTGCGCATCGCCACCGAGCTATACCTCAAGCGCTGTGTTGTCGGTGGCGTGGACCGCGTATTCGAAGTCGGACGCATCTTCCGCAACGAAGGCGTGGATTCGACCCACTCGCCGGAATTCACCACCCTCGAATGCTATGAGGCCTACGCGGACCAGTACGTGATGGCCGAGCGCATGAAGGAGATCATCCTCAACGCCGCGGACGCCATTGGCGCCGGCCGTACCATCGAGACCCCTCGAGGCACCGCGAACCTGGACGGCGAATGGCGCTGGTTGAGCGTCTACCCTGGCCTGTCCGAGGCCGTGGGCGTGGAAATCACCCCGGACACCGATGCTTCGGTGCTGCGTGAGGTCGCGGCCAAGCACGAAGTGAAGATCGATCCGGCCTGGAGTGCCCAGAAGCTGGTTATCGAGCTCTTCGGCGAAATCGTCGAGCCTACCTTGATCGACCCGACCTTCGTCTGCGACTACCCGCCGCTGGCTCAGCCATTGGCTCGTCCGCATCGTTCCAAGCCAGGGGTTATCGAGGCGTGGGACTTGATCATCGGCGGCATGGAGCGCGGTACCGCGTTCTCCGAGCTCATTGATCCTGTCATTCAGCGCGAACGCCTGACCGAGCAGTCCCTGCTGGCCGCCGGCGGCGATCCTGAGGCCATGCAGCTGGATGAAGACTTCCTGCGTGCCTTGGAATATGGAGCCCCGCCAATGGGCGGCATCGGTTTGGGCATCGACCGTTTGGTGATGCTCTTTACCAACCTCGGTATCCGCGAAACCATTCTCTTCCCACTGCTTAAGCCGGAGGCATAG